From a region of the Nitrospira sp. genome:
- a CDS encoding NB-ARC domain-containing protein, giving the protein MDSPTTALQRDLIFISYSHQDKQWLDRLQILLKPFVRDKQISLWIDPYIQVGDRWERKIDEALNRTKIAVLLVSPHFLASDFIADVELPAILNATERGDAVLFCVPISSVPKSPTLMKLSKYQWARGTEEPLGLIPDEEIRNNALVKIVDTLVTAVPFPVAPIPFVNEKQTRIGQKGQVNMSAAVASITKQMGRLYGVPAQRPHFISRPEELNRLKVALLTENKTVVGISGAASKFGLHGQGGIGKSVLAIALANDDEVRQAFPDGIYWITLGQAPDMLRLLDGLIQDLTGKETDLTGVEPCKKLLRELFEGKCCLLVLDDLWRYEDALAFDTLNAGSKLLITTRDATLLTAIGAHEERLDRVKKELALELLAQWSAQSRASLPHVAEEIAEHCSRIPLALALAGARVRDGMAWDDLRSALARGHLEFLDHPYGSIFKSMRCSVDALPNDWRQRYLELAIFPEDTVIPEPTVHKLWHQTGGLDAIQVKSLLKTLERKGLVYTGQNQREAGLSFHDLQQDFLRLIAEDLPSLHAQFLQAYRDSLANGVTAQQSPWSRLPADDRYIWSYLAHHLTEAECSDELHAVVQDLHYLAKKIFLLKVFSAESDLVTAERMKSNAAIEALRRNLAQSGHVLTGFSQMDDLLRTLYTRLRDDPALASIADRFESSADISFLKPLWPMPDRPHSALLRTLEGHTGGVTCCAVDPQGKWIVSGADDGTLRLWDVASGHVLRTLEGHTDWVHVLCGRSAGQVDSLRRQRSYTAPLGCRLRPRPPYPRRPHRRVRCAVDPQGKWIVSGANDRTLRLWDVASGHVLRTLEGHTDGVTCCAVDPQGKWIVSGAGDGTLRLWDVASPNSILVIRVDDYPSHIACFPSGTGIVASGGKGLYLFELKPGMRPTDGKR; this is encoded by the coding sequence ATGGACAGCCCCACTACTGCGCTCCAACGCGACTTGATCTTCATCAGTTATAGCCACCAAGACAAGCAGTGGCTCGATCGGCTGCAAATACTCCTGAAGCCATTCGTCCGTGACAAACAGATCAGTCTGTGGATCGATCCCTACATTCAAGTGGGCGATCGGTGGGAACGCAAGATTGACGAAGCCTTGAATCGAACGAAAATCGCCGTACTGCTGGTCAGCCCTCACTTTCTCGCATCCGACTTCATCGCAGATGTCGAGCTGCCGGCCATTCTAAATGCCACGGAACGCGGCGACGCAGTCCTTTTCTGCGTGCCGATCAGCTCGGTCCCCAAATCGCCCACACTGATGAAGTTATCGAAGTACCAGTGGGCCAGGGGCACTGAGGAGCCATTGGGACTCATCCCGGATGAGGAAATACGAAACAATGCCTTGGTCAAGATTGTCGACACACTCGTGACGGCGGTTCCCTTCCCTGTTGCTCCGATTCCATTCGTGAATGAGAAACAAACTCGCATCGGCCAAAAGGGTCAAGTCAACATGAGCGCCGCAGTGGCATCGATCACCAAGCAGATGGGAAGGTTGTACGGCGTTCCTGCCCAACGGCCGCATTTCATATCAAGGCCAGAGGAGCTGAACCGGCTCAAAGTCGCCTTGCTAACAGAAAACAAAACGGTAGTCGGCATATCCGGCGCAGCGTCAAAATTCGGCCTTCATGGGCAAGGCGGCATTGGCAAGTCGGTGCTGGCCATCGCTCTTGCGAATGATGACGAAGTTCGTCAGGCTTTTCCGGATGGGATCTATTGGATCACCTTGGGTCAAGCACCCGATATGCTTCGCTTACTGGACGGCCTGATTCAGGATCTCACCGGAAAAGAAACCGACCTTACCGGTGTAGAACCATGCAAGAAGCTGCTCAGGGAACTGTTTGAAGGGAAATGCTGTCTGCTGGTGTTGGATGATCTCTGGCGATATGAAGACGCGCTGGCGTTCGATACACTGAACGCAGGGTCCAAGCTCCTGATTACAACCAGGGATGCCACCCTCCTCACCGCGATCGGCGCCCATGAGGAACGACTCGATCGTGTCAAGAAAGAGCTTGCGCTAGAATTGCTCGCCCAGTGGTCCGCTCAGTCTCGTGCATCCCTTCCTCACGTCGCTGAAGAGATCGCTGAACATTGCAGCCGGATTCCACTGGCCCTGGCGCTCGCCGGCGCGCGCGTGCGAGACGGCATGGCCTGGGACGACCTGAGAAGCGCTCTGGCACGCGGGCATCTTGAATTCCTCGACCATCCCTACGGCAGCATCTTCAAGTCCATGAGATGCAGTGTCGATGCATTACCAAATGACTGGCGCCAACGGTATCTCGAACTCGCAATCTTTCCGGAGGATACGGTCATCCCAGAACCGACCGTTCACAAGCTCTGGCATCAGACCGGAGGCCTCGACGCAATACAAGTCAAAAGCCTGCTGAAAACCCTCGAACGAAAAGGGCTAGTGTATACCGGACAGAATCAACGGGAAGCCGGCCTGTCCTTTCATGACCTGCAGCAAGATTTCCTGCGACTGATCGCCGAGGATTTGCCCAGTCTCCATGCTCAGTTCCTGCAGGCGTACCGAGACAGCCTTGCCAACGGAGTCACGGCACAGCAAAGCCCGTGGTCTCGACTGCCAGCCGATGATCGGTACATCTGGTCATACCTTGCCCATCATCTGACCGAAGCCGAATGCTCTGATGAGCTGCACGCGGTAGTCCAGGATTTGCACTATCTCGCGAAGAAGATCTTTCTCCTCAAAGTGTTTAGTGCGGAAAGCGATCTGGTGACGGCCGAAAGGATGAAGAGCAATGCAGCGATCGAGGCCCTTCGTCGAAACCTGGCTCAATCTGGTCACGTACTGACTGGCTTTTCCCAAATGGACGATCTATTGCGGACTCTCTACACGCGACTCCGCGACGATCCAGCTTTGGCATCCATAGCAGACCGGTTTGAGTCCAGTGCCGACATCTCCTTCCTCAAACCGCTCTGGCCCATGCCCGATCGGCCACATTCTGCGCTCCTCCGCACCCTCGAAGGCCACACCGGCGGGGTCACGTGCTGTGCGGTCGATCCGCAGGGCAAGTGGATAGTCTCCGGCGCCGACGATGGCACGCTGCGCCTCTGGGATGTCGCCTCCGGCCACGTCCTCCGTACCCTCGAAGGCCACACCGACTGGGTCCACGTGCTGTGCGGTCGATCCGCAGGGCAAGTGGATAGTCTCCGGCGCCAACGATCGTACACTGCGCCTCTGGGATGTCGCCTCCGGCCACGTCCTCCGTACCCTCGAAGGCCACACCGGCGGGTCCGCTGTGCGGTCGATCCGCAGGGCAAGTGGATAGTCTCCGGCGCCAACGATCGTACACTGCGCCTCTGGGATGTCGCCTCCGGCCACGTCCTCCGTACCCTCGAAGGCCACACCGACGGGGTCACGTGCTGTGCGGTCGATCCGCAGGGCAAGTGGATAGTCTCCGGCGCCGGTGATGGCACGCTGCGCCTCTGGGATGTCGCCTCGCCCAACTCGATTCTTGTCATCCGTGTCGATGATTACCCGTCACACATTGCCTGCTTCCCCTCTGGAACAGGGATCGTCGCCTCAGGAGGGAAAGGTCTTTATCTCTTCGAGCTCAAGCCAGGCATGCGACCGACGGACGGAAAGAGGTAG
- the fabF gene encoding beta-ketoacyl-ACP synthase II: MSGASDHAARRVVVTGLGVVTPLGTGVGKTWKAICAGESGIGRITRFDPTGYDAQIAGEVKDFDPAQFIEKKEIKKMDTFIHYAVGAAQLAVDDAGLKIKPEEAAKVGVYIGSGIGGLGSIEHYHDVLRSKGPGRVSPFFIPMTIINLASGQVAIRIGAKGPNSCAVTACATGNHCIGDAYRLIQRGEADVMVAGGAEAAVTPLGVAGFASAKALSFRNDDPTKASRPFDKDRDGFVLGEGAGVVVIEELEHALRRGVRLYGEIIGYGMNSDAYHITAPPEEGEGAVRCMELALNDAGINRDQIGYINAHGTSTMADAIETRAIKKVFGEQAFRIPISSTKSMTGHLLGAAGGVEAVVSLLALFHGILPPTINLDHPDPACDLDYVPNKARPAAIQTALSNSFGFGGVNACLIFKRPDV; encoded by the coding sequence ATGTCAGGAGCATCTGATCACGCGGCACGGCGCGTTGTGGTCACCGGTCTTGGGGTGGTGACACCGTTGGGAACGGGTGTCGGGAAGACGTGGAAGGCGATCTGCGCCGGTGAGTCCGGGATCGGCCGAATCACTAGATTTGATCCGACGGGGTATGATGCTCAAATTGCGGGTGAGGTGAAAGATTTTGATCCTGCTCAGTTTATCGAAAAGAAAGAGATCAAGAAGATGGATACGTTCATCCACTACGCCGTGGGCGCAGCCCAGTTGGCGGTGGATGATGCCGGGCTAAAAATAAAGCCGGAGGAGGCCGCAAAGGTCGGAGTGTACATCGGCTCCGGAATCGGCGGGCTCGGATCGATCGAGCACTACCATGATGTGCTCAGAAGCAAGGGGCCGGGCCGGGTCTCACCGTTTTTCATTCCGATGACCATCATCAATTTGGCGTCCGGGCAAGTGGCGATTCGGATCGGAGCCAAGGGGCCTAACTCTTGCGCGGTAACGGCATGCGCCACGGGCAATCACTGCATTGGGGATGCGTACCGCCTGATTCAACGAGGTGAGGCCGATGTCATGGTGGCTGGCGGTGCCGAAGCGGCGGTCACTCCGCTGGGTGTAGCCGGATTCGCATCAGCCAAGGCCTTGTCGTTCCGGAACGATGACCCGACGAAGGCGAGCCGCCCGTTCGACAAGGACCGAGATGGATTTGTGTTGGGCGAGGGCGCGGGGGTCGTGGTGATCGAGGAGCTTGAACATGCCCTTCGGCGTGGGGTCAGACTGTACGGTGAGATCATCGGGTATGGGATGAATAGTGATGCGTATCACATTACGGCCCCACCGGAAGAAGGCGAGGGAGCCGTTCGTTGCATGGAGTTGGCCCTCAACGATGCGGGAATCAATCGTGATCAGATCGGGTATATTAATGCGCATGGGACGTCGACGATGGCCGATGCCATTGAGACTCGAGCGATCAAAAAGGTATTCGGCGAACAGGCGTTTCGTATTCCAATCAGTTCAACCAAATCCATGACCGGGCACCTACTTGGAGCCGCCGGTGGGGTCGAAGCTGTCGTCAGTCTTCTGGCGCTGTTTCACGGGATTCTCCCCCCCACGATCAATCTGGATCATCCGGATCCGGCCTGTGATTTGGACTATGTTCCGAATAAGGCACGACCTGCCGCCATTCAAACAGCGTTATCGAACTCCTTTGGATTCGGCGGAGTGAACGCCTGTTTGATCTTCAAGAGACCGGACGTGTAG
- the acpP gene encoding acyl carrier protein — MATVEERVKKIIAEQLGVEEDEVTPEASFVEDLGADSLDTVELVMALEEEFSIEIPDEDAEKILTVGKALDYIKEKS; from the coding sequence ATGGCAACTGTTGAAGAGCGGGTCAAAAAGATTATTGCTGAGCAGCTCGGTGTGGAAGAGGATGAGGTGACGCCGGAGGCCTCCTTCGTCGAAGATCTTGGGGCTGATTCGCTCGATACCGTCGAGCTTGTCATGGCGCTGGAGGAAGAGTTCTCGATCGAAATTCCCGATGAGGATGCAGAGAAGATTCTGACCGTTGGGAAGGCATTGGACTACATCAAGGAAAAATCCTAG
- a CDS encoding single-stranded DNA-binding protein, whose amino-acid sequence MAGFNKVILMGNLTRNPELRYTPSGTPVASFGLAVSRRFKQGEDLKEEVCFVDIVVFGRQAEHCGQYLSKGNGAIVEGRLQQRRWETEDGQKRSKHEVVAQTVTFMPKRQDGGTGAEPPMHDEPGYEMSEEG is encoded by the coding sequence GTGGCCGGATTTAACAAAGTCATACTGATGGGGAACCTTACCCGTAATCCTGAGCTCCGGTATACTCCGAGCGGGACACCGGTGGCGAGTTTCGGCTTGGCGGTGAGCCGTCGGTTTAAACAGGGTGAAGACCTGAAGGAAGAGGTCTGCTTCGTCGACATTGTGGTGTTCGGCAGACAGGCGGAACATTGCGGGCAGTATCTCAGTAAAGGCAACGGGGCGATCGTCGAAGGTCGGTTGCAGCAGCGCCGATGGGAAACGGAAGACGGCCAAAAACGCAGCAAGCATGAAGTGGTCGCGCAGACCGTGACGTTCATGCCCAAGCGTCAAGATGGTGGGACTGGTGCGGAACCTCCGATGCACGATGAGCCCGGCTATGAGATGAGTGAAGAAGGTTAA
- the rpsF gene encoding 30S ribosomal protein S6: MELYESLFIIRPSVSDEETKALIDKMKNVADKTGAQFIKAENLGKKKLAYEVRRERKGTYAYFYFKAPNNTVGELERAYRLEDNIIKFLTVHHEKPLVERRPVEASTQESDGGRI, encoded by the coding sequence ATGGAGCTCTACGAGTCTCTGTTTATTATTCGTCCGTCCGTCTCTGATGAGGAGACCAAGGCGCTCATCGACAAGATGAAGAACGTCGCCGATAAGACCGGCGCCCAATTCATCAAAGCTGAAAATTTAGGAAAGAAAAAACTCGCCTACGAGGTGCGTCGCGAGCGGAAGGGTACCTACGCCTATTTCTACTTTAAGGCCCCCAACAACACGGTCGGTGAGCTCGAACGGGCCTATCGATTGGAAGACAATATCATCAAGTTCTTGACGGTCCATCACGAGAAGCCCTTGGTGGAGCGGCGTCCGGTGGAAGCCTCGACACAGGAGTCGGACGGTGGCCGGATTTAA
- a CDS encoding ketoacyl-ACP synthase III: MKAWIAGTGSYAPARVLTNADLERMVATSDEWIRERTGIRERRIAAAGEACSDLAVQAGKRALTAAGLAATDLDMILVATCTGDYPLPATACLVQHQLGATKAAACDLSAACCGFVYALSVADAYVKSGMRHVLVIGSEVMSAVIDWTDRNTCVLFGDGAGAVVVSASDGERGILSTHLRSDGALCELIMVPGGGSRTPPSEKVLAERLQYIKMKGNETFKVAVRTLEDIARTTLSANNLRIEDLDLYVPHQANMRILKAVMERLGLPSEKVLLNLDRYGNTSAASIPIALDEAVREGRIKDGSLVMLGAFGAGLTWASSLIRW, from the coding sequence ATGAAAGCCTGGATTGCCGGAACCGGCTCCTACGCGCCTGCCAGGGTTCTGACGAATGCGGATCTTGAACGGATGGTCGCCACCTCTGATGAATGGATTCGAGAACGGACGGGTATCCGGGAGCGTCGTATCGCAGCTGCTGGAGAGGCCTGTTCGGACTTAGCGGTTCAGGCCGGGAAGCGGGCTTTGACTGCGGCCGGTCTGGCGGCGACCGATCTCGACATGATTTTGGTCGCCACCTGTACGGGTGACTATCCGCTCCCCGCAACGGCCTGTCTCGTCCAGCATCAACTCGGCGCGACCAAAGCCGCGGCCTGCGATCTTTCGGCTGCCTGCTGTGGATTTGTCTACGCGCTTTCGGTGGCGGATGCGTATGTGAAGAGCGGGATGCGCCATGTCCTGGTGATCGGATCGGAGGTGATGTCTGCCGTCATCGATTGGACGGACCGGAATACTTGCGTACTGTTTGGGGATGGGGCCGGCGCAGTCGTCGTCAGTGCTAGCGATGGAGAACGGGGGATCCTCTCTACTCACCTTCGATCCGACGGTGCGCTCTGCGAGTTGATCATGGTGCCGGGAGGAGGCTCACGTACTCCACCATCCGAAAAGGTCCTCGCCGAGCGGTTGCAGTACATTAAGATGAAAGGGAACGAGACGTTCAAAGTTGCGGTACGTACCCTGGAAGACATTGCCCGCACGACGTTGTCAGCGAATAACCTCCGGATAGAGGATCTTGACCTCTATGTGCCGCACCAAGCCAATATGCGAATTCTGAAGGCGGTGATGGAGCGGCTGGGCCTTCCGAGCGAAAAGGTGCTCCTGAATCTCGATCGTTACGGGAACACATCTGCTGCATCCATCCCGATTGCCCTGGATGAAGCGGTTCGCGAAGGTCGCATCAAGGATGGCTCATTGGTGATGCTCGGAGCGTTTGGGGCAGGATTGACCTGGGCCTCATCGCTCATCCGATGGTAG
- the rpmF gene encoding 50S ribosomal protein L32, with product MPNPKHKHSRARRDKRRTQKLRMTPPGMAVCPQCHELKLPHYTCLNCGTYKGKAVIQVEEA from the coding sequence ATGCCCAATCCCAAACATAAACATTCACGGGCGAGGCGCGACAAGCGTCGTACCCAAAAGCTGCGCATGACCCCGCCTGGGATGGCGGTGTGCCCCCAGTGTCACGAGTTGAAGCTGCCGCATTATACCTGTTTGAATTGCGGCACCTACAAGGGCAAGGCGGTCATTCAAGTCGAAGAGGCGTGA
- the rnc gene encoding ribonuclease III, translated as MTPVPSADPFPAISNYRFTNASFLTEALTHKSYVNERRDSGRNHNERLEFLGDAVLSLIMSDYLARRHPELSEGALSKLKAKLVSEASLANAARRLNLGARLKLGRGEELSNGRDKPSLLADAFEAIIAAVYLDGGLEASRSFTIEALMDELRQIDVLQEEPGGDDYKTRFQEWCQKRYELLPRYVIVRETGPDHQKVFEVEVHVNDRALGIGRGYSKKEAEQEAAQRALEQSER; from the coding sequence ATGACGCCGGTTCCTTCAGCCGATCCTTTTCCTGCCATATCGAACTATCGCTTCACAAATGCGAGCTTCTTGACGGAAGCATTGACCCACAAGTCGTACGTGAATGAGCGCCGAGACTCCGGTCGAAACCATAATGAACGGCTTGAGTTCTTGGGGGATGCGGTCTTGTCGCTCATCATGAGCGATTATCTTGCGAGGCGGCATCCTGAGTTGTCCGAAGGAGCTCTTTCAAAACTTAAAGCCAAACTCGTGAGTGAAGCGTCATTAGCGAATGCCGCCAGGCGGCTGAATCTTGGCGCCAGGTTGAAACTTGGGCGAGGCGAGGAACTCTCGAACGGGCGGGACAAACCCTCGTTGCTGGCTGATGCGTTCGAGGCCATCATCGCGGCTGTCTATCTTGATGGAGGTTTGGAGGCGAGCCGAAGCTTCACTATTGAGGCGCTGATGGATGAATTACGGCAAATTGATGTCTTACAAGAAGAACCAGGAGGAGATGATTATAAGACGCGTTTCCAGGAATGGTGCCAAAAACGGTATGAACTGTTGCCTCGGTATGTCATCGTACGCGAAACCGGACCGGATCACCAAAAGGTATTTGAAGTGGAAGTGCATGTGAACGATCGGGCGTTGGGGATCGGCCGAGGATACAGCAAGAAGGAAGCGGAACAGGAGGCAGCGCAACGGGCGTTGGAGCAGTCTGAACGGTAA
- the fabG gene encoding 3-oxoacyl-[acyl-carrier-protein] reductase, whose protein sequence is MSLQGKTAIVTGAAQGIGRAIAECLAQAGADIAVADLDPGRSVETVASVEKLGRKALNIKVNVADANDTKAMVEQVLKAWGKVDILVNNAGITRDGLLLRMKEEDWNLVLQINLNGTFNCTKAVLQPMTKQRYGRIVNIASIVGVIGNAGQANYSASKAAVIGFTKTVGREYASRNVTVNAVAPGFIDTAMTHGLPADVKETLLKQIPLARLGTPADVAAAVRFLVSEDAAYITGHVLHVNGGMLMV, encoded by the coding sequence ATGTCACTACAAGGAAAAACCGCGATTGTCACCGGAGCCGCACAGGGTATCGGTCGGGCCATTGCCGAATGCCTTGCCCAAGCGGGGGCCGACATTGCCGTGGCCGATCTCGACCCCGGCCGCTCCGTGGAAACGGTCGCCTCCGTCGAAAAGCTGGGACGAAAGGCTCTGAACATTAAAGTCAACGTCGCCGACGCCAATGACACGAAGGCGATGGTCGAGCAAGTCCTGAAGGCTTGGGGGAAAGTGGACATCCTCGTCAACAATGCCGGTATCACCCGCGATGGCTTGTTGTTACGGATGAAGGAGGAAGATTGGAATCTGGTGCTTCAGATCAACCTAAACGGGACGTTTAACTGCACGAAAGCGGTCTTGCAGCCGATGACCAAGCAACGGTATGGTCGCATCGTCAACATCGCTTCGATCGTTGGCGTGATCGGGAACGCGGGACAGGCAAATTACTCGGCCTCGAAGGCGGCCGTCATCGGGTTTACAAAAACTGTCGGACGGGAATATGCCAGCCGTAACGTCACCGTGAATGCGGTGGCGCCTGGTTTCATCGACACGGCCATGACCCATGGGCTGCCGGCTGATGTGAAAGAAACGTTACTGAAACAAATCCCATTGGCACGATTGGGTACTCCGGCGGATGTCGCGGCGGCCGTGCGGTTTCTCGTGTCCGAAGATGCGGCCTACATCACCGGCCATGTCTTGCACGTGAATGGTGGGATGTTAATGGTATAG
- a CDS encoding DUF177 domain-containing protein produces the protein MIVDLEAPGWGSGTPPRMTMDVLTPKIADITAAGISLSGDLTGEELGLTDTDVSIRGTMAVGLDLRAIERTIYVTGVVEGTAVRQCVRCLKDFGDPLAFSLRVAYEREIKAASAVAKRDDPRKRNSAAPPEGEAEEQNDDLYYFTGDHLELGPMLREQLILASPMHPLCSEDCRGLCARCGKDLNEGPCRCGEEPTGSPFQVLRTMKDKLRDLGER, from the coding sequence GTGATCGTCGATCTCGAGGCACCGGGGTGGGGCAGCGGCACGCCGCCGAGGATGACCATGGATGTATTGACACCGAAAATCGCGGACATCACGGCAGCGGGTATCTCATTGTCGGGGGACCTGACGGGAGAAGAGTTGGGACTGACGGATACGGATGTGTCCATCCGCGGAACCATGGCAGTCGGGCTGGATCTTCGAGCGATTGAACGGACCATCTATGTGACCGGAGTCGTGGAAGGAACAGCGGTCCGCCAATGTGTGCGGTGCCTCAAAGATTTTGGCGATCCACTGGCGTTTTCGTTACGTGTGGCCTATGAGCGTGAGATCAAAGCGGCGAGTGCCGTGGCAAAGCGAGACGATCCACGGAAGAGGAACTCGGCAGCACCGCCGGAAGGCGAAGCAGAAGAACAGAACGACGATCTCTACTACTTTACGGGTGATCATCTGGAATTGGGGCCGATGCTGCGCGAGCAATTGATTCTTGCTTCTCCCATGCACCCGCTCTGTTCCGAGGACTGCCGCGGACTCTGTGCCCGTTGCGGGAAAGATCTGAATGAGGGCCCCTGTCGTTGTGGTGAAGAGCCGACGGGAAGCCCGTTTCAGGTGCTGCGCACTATGAAGGACAAGCTGAGGGACCTTGGTGAGCGCTGA
- the plsX gene encoding phosphate acyltransferase PlsX, with the protein MKIALDAVGGDHGPAPCVEGAFQAVKECDVEVILVGDQTTLNQERERQSCHDSRISIRHASQVVEMHESPAVVARKKRDSSIWVATELVKHGHADAVVSPGNTGASMVASFFVLGLMKGVERPAIATSLPTLSGEAIMLDVGANVDCTAKHLEQFALMGNEYGKHLLRKPNPRVGLLSIGEEDSKGNEVTKEAFKLLKGSSMNFVGNVEGRDVYSGIADVVVCDGFIGNVALKISEGVAEMIKRLLLKEISGHFLGRLAYPLISGPLMNLKRKIDYAEFGGAPLLGVNGITMICHGRSSAKAIKNAIRRAKGMAEGGVRELIQRDIEESRSRSSMELDS; encoded by the coding sequence ATGAAGATTGCGCTCGACGCAGTAGGGGGCGACCATGGTCCCGCACCCTGTGTCGAGGGCGCTTTTCAGGCGGTGAAAGAGTGTGACGTCGAGGTCATTCTCGTCGGCGACCAAACCACCCTGAACCAGGAGCGAGAGCGACAATCTTGTCATGATTCCCGTATCTCAATTCGGCATGCATCCCAGGTCGTCGAAATGCACGAGTCGCCCGCCGTCGTCGCTCGGAAAAAGCGGGACTCGTCGATCTGGGTTGCGACCGAGTTGGTCAAGCATGGCCATGCGGACGCAGTCGTGAGTCCCGGCAACACGGGGGCGAGCATGGTGGCGTCGTTCTTTGTGTTGGGCCTGATGAAGGGAGTGGAGAGACCGGCGATCGCCACCAGCCTGCCGACGTTGAGTGGGGAAGCGATCATGCTCGATGTGGGGGCCAACGTCGACTGCACCGCCAAACATCTCGAGCAATTTGCCTTGATGGGCAATGAGTATGGGAAGCATCTGCTCAGAAAACCGAATCCTCGTGTCGGCCTTCTGAGCATCGGCGAAGAAGACAGCAAAGGCAACGAAGTCACCAAAGAGGCGTTCAAGCTCCTCAAAGGCAGCTCGATGAACTTTGTCGGGAATGTCGAGGGCCGCGATGTGTACAGCGGCATTGCCGATGTCGTTGTCTGCGACGGATTTATCGGCAACGTCGCCCTGAAGATTTCGGAAGGTGTGGCCGAGATGATCAAGCGACTGTTGCTGAAGGAAATCTCGGGCCACTTCCTTGGCCGACTTGCCTATCCCTTGATTTCCGGGCCGCTCATGAATCTGAAACGGAAAATCGACTATGCCGAATTCGGCGGCGCCCCGCTGCTGGGCGTCAATGGGATCACGATGATTTGTCATGGCCGATCGTCTGCCAAGGCCATTAAGAATGCGATCCGACGAGCGAAGGGCATGGCTGAGGGCGGCGTGCGCGAGCTGATTCAGCGCGATATTGAAGAAAGTCGCTCGCGTTCATCGATGGAACTGGACTCATGA
- the rpsR gene encoding 30S ribosomal protein S18 — protein sequence MDRSEGERGGGGGRLFQRRRPCRFCLDKVPIDFKDAGLLRNFLTERGRIVPRRISGNCMRHQRELTVAVKRARHIAIISFAEER from the coding sequence ATGGATCGAAGCGAAGGCGAACGTGGCGGAGGCGGAGGGCGGTTATTTCAACGGAGACGTCCTTGCCGATTTTGTTTGGATAAAGTGCCGATCGACTTTAAAGACGCCGGGCTCCTCAGGAATTTTTTGACGGAGCGAGGAAGGATCGTTCCGCGCCGCATTTCCGGGAATTGCATGCGTCACCAGCGTGAACTGACGGTGGCCGTCAAGCGGGCTCGGCATATCGCCATCATCAGCTTTGCCGAGGAGCGATAG
- the fabD gene encoding ACP S-malonyltransferase: MTLGIGLVFPGQGSQSVGMGKALYDAHPLLKPIYDEASTVLGYDVAELCFVGPAERLNRTEFTQPALLVSSLAALKLFEPVGVRPLAVAGHSLGEYSALVAAGGVSFRDAVGLVQKRGRYMSEAVAPGAGLVAALLGLTAETVKSVCRMASPAGVVAAANFNSPGQVVIAGEKAAVERAIELAKAQGCKKAIPLPVSVPVHTPLMQQAANRLAKDLAMVRWSDLNAPLVNNAEAKAINRAQEIQSSLVRQLPSSVLWEDTVQTMGRMGVTTFVEIGPGTVLTGLIRRILPEAKLLNVNDPKSLDETVKAVS; encoded by the coding sequence ATGACTCTAGGAATCGGACTTGTTTTCCCCGGACAGGGGTCCCAGTCGGTCGGGATGGGGAAGGCGCTCTACGACGCGCATCCTTTGTTGAAACCCATCTATGATGAGGCTTCGACGGTCCTGGGGTACGATGTGGCCGAGTTGTGCTTTGTCGGACCGGCTGAGCGACTTAATCGAACAGAATTCACCCAGCCGGCCTTGCTCGTGAGCAGCCTGGCCGCGTTGAAACTGTTTGAGCCGGTCGGGGTCAGGCCGCTGGCGGTGGCGGGTCATAGTTTGGGCGAATACTCCGCGTTGGTTGCGGCAGGCGGTGTATCTTTTCGCGATGCCGTTGGTCTGGTTCAGAAACGAGGACGCTACATGTCTGAAGCCGTGGCTCCGGGAGCCGGACTTGTCGCCGCCCTGTTGGGTTTAACGGCCGAGACAGTCAAGAGCGTTTGCCGTATGGCGTCGCCCGCTGGAGTGGTCGCGGCGGCAAACTTCAACTCGCCGGGGCAGGTGGTCATCGCCGGTGAAAAGGCGGCAGTGGAGCGGGCGATTGAATTGGCCAAAGCGCAAGGCTGTAAAAAGGCTATCCCGTTGCCGGTCAGTGTGCCGGTTCATACTCCGTTGATGCAGCAAGCAGCCAATCGATTGGCAAAGGATTTAGCCATGGTTCGGTGGTCGGACCTCAACGCCCCGCTTGTGAATAATGCCGAGGCGAAAGCGATCAACCGGGCACAGGAGATCCAATCGTCGTTGGTCCGTCAGCTGCCCTCTTCAGTACTGTGGGAGGATACCGTGCAGACGATGGGAAGGATGGGCGTCACAACGTTTGTAGAAATCGGCCCTGGTACCGTGTTGACCGGCTTGATCAGACGAATTCTGCCTGAGGCGAAACTGTTGAATGTGAACGATCCGAAGTCGTTGGACGAGACCGTCAAGGCGGTCAGTTAA